ACGTGGCCAGGGAGCGGGACACGGCCACCACCGCGCGACTGCGCCGGGCGACCCAGCGGGCCGCCTGGCGCTGCCACCACCCGCGCGGGAAGGTGTGCAGGGTGACGACCAGCGGCGTGTGCGGCAGGGCCAGGGTCGCCACCACCGCGGCCCGCAGGCCGTGGGCGTGGAGGAGGCGCGGCGGCCGGCCCCGGGCCAGGCGGCGCAGGCCGACGACGGTCTCCGCCAGCGCCCGCACCGCCGGCCAGGGGCCGGGGGCGACGGCGGGACCGCCGCGATGCGCCGCCGCCCAGAGGTTCCCTGGGGTATCGGCCTCGCCCCCGCCGGCCGCCTGGAGCCGCGGGGCGCCGGTCAGGGGGACCACGGCCCAGTCGACGCCCGCGGCCGCCAGGTGACGGCCGACGGTCTCCACGTAGGTGCGCAGGCCGCCGGCGGCAGGCCCCACCAGCCACCACACGGGGCCCGGCGGGACGGCCGGTTCGTCCGCAGCGCCATCGACCGGCATGGAGCTGGACCTCCCTGCCAGAAGATTGCCCCGCCCCGCAGGCGCTATACCCCGGCCCAGCCCCGCTACCGGTCGCGGTGGGGGTTCCCCGGGGCCGTGGGACGCCGCGGACGGGCCCGCCGGGTGCCGCAGCGGCGGCGCGTGTTGCGGGATGCGGGGGGCCGTGCTAGAATGGCCTCGAGTCTGCGACGGGCTGTGGCGCAGCTTGGTTAGCGCGCTACCTTGGGGTGGTAGAGGTCCCCGGTTCAAATCCGGGCAGCCCGACCGACGAACCCCGCGGGTGCGGACCCGCGGGGTTTTCGCTCCCGGTGACCCGCGGGGCCCGCGGGTGGCGGCCCGCGGCGGTCCTTGCCGCCCGTCGCCCCCGGGCGGGATTCCCTCGGCCGCACAATTCCTTGTATAGTAGTCGATGAGATCGCGTTTCGATGAAAAAGAGGTGTTGCCCGTGGTCGAGGTCTACATCCCGACGCCGTACCGCTCCATCACCGGCGAGGCCCGCCTGCGGCTCGAGGCGGCCACCGTGAAGGAGCTCTTGGAGACCCTGGCGCAGCGGTATCCCGACCTGCGCCCGCGCCTGTTCGAGGGCGATCAGATCGCCCATCACCTCAACGTGTACGTCAACAAGCGCGAGATCCGCACCTTGCAGGGGGCGGAGACGCCGCTGGCCGACGGCGACGAGGTGGCGCTGATCCCCGCCATGGCCGGCGGCTCCGATGGCGGGTCCCCGGCGCCGCTGCTCACCGAGCAGCAGATGGAGCGCTACTCGCGCCACGTGCGCCTGCCCGAGGTCGGCGTCGAGGGCCAGCGCAAGCTGCTGGACAGCAAGGTCGCCATCGTCGGCGCCGGCGCCCTGGGCTCGCCGGCGGCCATCTACCTGGCGGCCGCGGGGGTCGGCACCATCGGCATCATCGACGGCGACCGGGTGGACGTCTCCAACCTCCATCGCCAGATCCTCTACTTCGACCACGACCAGGGTCGGCCCAAGACCCAGGCGGCGCGTCGCCACCTGGAGGACATCAACCCCGACGTCCGGGTGATCGAGCACCGCACGTTCCTCAACGCGGAGAACGCCCTGGAGATCCTCAAGGACTACGACGTGGTGATCAACGGCAGCGACAACTTCGCCACGCGCTACCTGGTCAACGACGCCTGCGTGCTGCTGGGCAAGCCGCTGGTCGACGCCAGCATCCTGCGCTTCGAGGCGCAGGCCACGGTCTTCCTGCCCGGGCGCGGCTGCTACCGGTGCCTGTTCCCGTCGCCGCCGCCGCCGGGGATGGTGCCGAGCTGCGCGGAGGCCGGGGTGCTCGGGGCGTTGGCCGGTCACATGGGCACCCTGCAGGCGCTGGAGGCGATCAAGATCCTCCTCGGCATCGGCGAGACGCTGGCGGAGAAGCTGCTGATCTACGACGCCCTCAGCGCTAGCTACCAGATCCTGCACTGGCAGCGCAACCCCAACTGCCCGGTCTGCGGCGACAACCCGACCATCACGCACCTGATCGACTACGAGGCCTTCTGCGGGGTGCCGCTGCCGGGCAGCGCCCAGAGCCGCGCCAACGGCCGGGTGACGCCGGCGGGCCGCCCCGCCGCGGGCACCGAGGCCCGCGACGGCGTGGCGACAGGCCGGCCGGCTGCGGCGCCGGGGACGCCGGCGCCGGCCGGGGCGGCGCCCGCGACGGAAGCCAACGCCGGGGTATCGGGGCGTGCCGGACGGGACGAACGCGGCGCCGCGGCGGATCGGTCCGGGTCCGGGCCCGGGGGTGGGGCGGCCGCGCCCGCCGCGCCCGCTGCGGCGGAGGCGCTCCCCGACGCCGGGCAGGGGCCGGCGGAGCTCGAGCCCGTCGAGGCGCGCCGTCTCATCGAGGGGGGCCAGGTCCAGATCATCGACGTGCGCGACCCGTGGGAGTACGAGCGCGACCACATCCCGGGCGCGCGCCTGGTGCCGCTGGCCCAGCTGGGTGCGCGGCTCGAGGAGATCGATCCCGAGCGGCCGCTGCTGATGGTGTGCGAGGTGGGCGAGCGCAGCCGCCTGGCGGCCGAGTTCCTCCACGAAGCGGGCTTCCCGGCCGTCTACAACCTCAAGGGCGGGATGATCGCCTGGCGCAACTACCGGCTGCCCGTCGAGGCGGGGTCCGGGCGGTGAGTCGGGGACCGGTGGGCGCCGGCATCGTCCCGGGGCGGGGCGACGAGGCCCCGCCCCCGCTGGTTCTTCCCCGGTCGCTGGTGGAGGCGATGCTCGCCCACGCGCGGGCCGAGGCCCCGCTGGAGGCGTGCGGCATCGTGGGCGGGCGCGGCGGCCGCCCGGTCGCGTTCTACCCCGCGCGCAACGCCGAGCGGTCGCCGGTGCGCTACACCGTGGACCCGGAGGACCAGCTGCGCATCTTCACCACGATGGAGGAGCGCGGCGAGGAGCTGTGGGGGATCTTCCACAGCCATCCCCACTCGGCTGCCTACCCCTCGCCCACCGACGTGCGCTACGCCTACTACCCCGAGGCCTACTACC
The sequence above is drawn from the Thermaerobacter sp. FW80 genome and encodes:
- a CDS encoding Mov34/MPN/PAD-1 family protein yields the protein MSRGPVGAGIVPGRGDEAPPPLVLPRSLVEAMLAHARAEAPLEACGIVGGRGGRPVAFYPARNAERSPVRYTVDPEDQLRIFTTMEERGEELWGIFHSHPHSAAYPSPTDVRYAYYPEAYYLIASLATDPPVLRAFRIVEGQIAEHPVVVEAG
- the moeB gene encoding molybdopterin-synthase adenylyltransferase MoeB, with product MVEVYIPTPYRSITGEARLRLEAATVKELLETLAQRYPDLRPRLFEGDQIAHHLNVYVNKREIRTLQGAETPLADGDEVALIPAMAGGSDGGSPAPLLTEQQMERYSRHVRLPEVGVEGQRKLLDSKVAIVGAGALGSPAAIYLAAAGVGTIGIIDGDRVDVSNLHRQILYFDHDQGRPKTQAARRHLEDINPDVRVIEHRTFLNAENALEILKDYDVVINGSDNFATRYLVNDACVLLGKPLVDASILRFEAQATVFLPGRGCYRCLFPSPPPPGMVPSCAEAGVLGALAGHMGTLQALEAIKILLGIGETLAEKLLIYDALSASYQILHWQRNPNCPVCGDNPTITHLIDYEAFCGVPLPGSAQSRANGRVTPAGRPAAGTEARDGVATGRPAAAPGTPAPAGAAPATEANAGVSGRAGRDERGAAADRSGSGPGGGAAAPAAPAAAEALPDAGQGPAELEPVEARRLIEGGQVQIIDVRDPWEYERDHIPGARLVPLAQLGARLEEIDPERPLLMVCEVGERSRLAAEFLHEAGFPAVYNLKGGMIAWRNYRLPVEAGSGR